The genomic segment AAATAGAGTTATCAGATTTGCACAAACCAATACTAGAAACGAGGAGGAAATTCCAATGGCAAAGGCTAAATTTGAAAGAACCAAGCCCCATGTTAACATCGGCACAATCGGTCACGTTGACCATGGTAAGACCACACTTACCGCTGCAATCACCAAGACCCTGGCACTGAAGGGTCAGGCTCAGTATGAGGCTTACGATATGATCGATAAGGCTCCTGAGGAGAGAGAGCGTGGTATTACAATCAATACCGCTCACGTTGAGTACGAGACTGACAAGCGTCACTACGCACACGTTGACTGCCCCGGTCACGCTGACTATGTTAAGAACATGATCACCGGCGCAGCACAGATGGATGGTGCGATCCTCGTAGTTGCAGCTTCCGACGGCCCGATGGCTCAGACCCGTGAGCACATCCTGCTGGCTCGTCAGGTAGGCGTTCCGGCAATCGTTGTATTCATGAACAAGGCTGACCAGGTTGACGATCCTGAGCTGCTGGAGCTGGTTGAGATGGACATCAGAGATCTGCTGTCTTCCTACGACTTCCCCGGCGATGACACTCCGATCATCATCGGTTCTGCTCTGGCTGCACTGGAAGCTCCCGATGATCTGAGCGATCCTGCTTACAAGCCGATCCTGGATCTGATGGATGCTGTAGACGAATACATTCCCAGCCCGGAGCGTGACGATGCTAAGCCTTTCCTGATGCCGATCGAGGATACTATGACCATTTCCGGTCGTGGTACCGTTGTAACCGGTAGAGTAGAAAGAGGAAAGCTGAACCTGAACGAGACTGTTGAAATCGTTGGTCTGTCTGACGAGAAGCTCAGCACCGTTGTTACCGGTATTNNNNNNNNNNNNNNNNNNNNGAGATGTTCCGTAAGACCCTGGACTACGCTGAGGCTGGCGACAACATCGGTGCTCTGCTCCGTGGTATCACAAGAGACCAGGTTGAAAGAGGTCAGGTTCTCTGCAAGCCCGGCTCCATTCATCCCCACACCAAGTTCAAGGGCCAGGTTTATATCCTGAAGAAGGAAGAGGGCGGCCGTCATACACCGTTCTTCAACAACTACAGACCCCAGTTCTACTTCAGAACAACTGACGTTACCGGTATCATCTCCCTGCCCGAGGGCGTTGAGATGTGCACACCTGGCGACAACGTTGAGATGGACGTTGAGCTGATTACCCCGATTGCTATCGAGGAAGGTCTGCGTTTCGCTATCCGTGAGGGCGGCAGAACCGTAGGTTCCGGCGTTGTTACCAAGATCAATGGCTAATTAAAATAATAAGAAGGGAAGGCATAACGCCTTCCCTTTTTGTATCCGGGCAAACAGAAAGCGCAGAAGATATCTTCTGCGCTTTTTGATTTATGGGAGCCTTACATCATACCAGTGCTGTAAAACTGCATGATGATCCAGATCAGTACAAAGGCGATCGCCAGGGGCAGACATGTGCCGCCTGCACGCTTTATGGCTTCCCGATACTGGGGCAGGGGATAATTCCGGGCACGGAGTCGTGTGATTTTTCGGATGGCATGCTGTCGGTACAGGTAATTGGCATACAGGCACATGAACACCGAGAATGCCAGATCCAGCAGGGAACAGCCGCTTACCAGCAGCTGAAAGAGCGTTGTATTGGTGTGGAACAGGTTTGCGATCAGGGAGAACCCCTCCATTTGTCCCATCAGCAGCAGTGCGGAAGGGATTCCCAGAACAAACTGCACCATCAGGGAGAGCAGCGTCCACAGCCACATTTTTCGGTTCACAAAGAAAATATGGGGGAAAAGCAGCGCCATGGCGTTAAAGGAAATTTTCTTGCCGGTTCGCTTCATGGCGGTGAACAGGGAAAGATAGTACAGCTGGTTGGAACCTACGAAATCCCCCATCTCCGCTACGGTGACACCGCCCAGATCCTCCTCCGGGTTCAAGCCCAGCAGGGGTTGATCCGGATCGATGCGTACCCCAGCCATTTCCACCTGGGGTTCGCCGGATTCCGGTGTGCCGGTTGGTTGGAGCGGCATGCCGCAGCCGGAACAGAAGGCTGCGTCCGGAAGGTTCTGATAGTGGCAGCGGGGGCATTCCTTGCGCTGCTGGTTTTGAGCGTCCTGTTGAGCCTGCCAGCTGCCACCGGACTGATGCAAAGCGGTATTGATGCATCCGCCAGCCTCCTCCCAGCATGCACGGTGGTAGGGGGAGCCGCACTCCGGGCATACCACCACGTCATCCTCCGGTCGGAAGGGCTTTCCGCATTTTGAACATAATTTGTTGGTATAATCCATTTACTCTCACCGGGCTCTGCCCGATGCTCTCCTTTCTAAAACGTGCTGTGTACGATGTATTCTGATGGGTTCAGAAATACTTGTATCTATTATACCACAGTTTCGAAAAAATTCAAGAAAAGATTTGCAGTTTCAATGAATTTGTAGTATAATATAAAGTGAATTGCTTTGAGTAGTTTCAATTGAGAAAAAGGATGGTTTTATATGGTTTTACTGGATGAGTTACGAGTAGAGCTTGTTGGATATCGCCCCCAGCTGAAGGAGCTTGGAGATGTACTTCAAGTTGCCCGCGCCCAGTCCGAGCTGGATGATCTGCGGATTCAGGTCACATACGATGGATTCTGGGATGATGCGGAAAAGTCCCAGAAGGTAATGCAGAAGATCCGCAAGCTGGAGAATACGGTGGACAAATTCCGCCACTTAAATCAGAAGCTGGAGGATACCATTGCGCTGATCGATCTTTGCATGGAGGAGGATGA from the Ruminococcus champanellensis 18P13 = JCM 17042 genome contains:
- a CDS encoding elongation factor Tu, producing the protein MAKAKFERTKPHVNIGTIGHVDHGKTTLTAAITKTLALKGQAQYEAYDMIDKAPEERERGITINTAHVEYETDKRHYAHVDCPGHADYVKNMITGAAQMDGAILVVAASDGPMAQTREHILLARQVGVPAIVVFMNKADQVDDPELLELVEMDIRDLLSSYDFPGDDTPIIIGSALAALEAPDDLSDPAYKPILDLMDAVDEYIPSPERDDAKPFLMPIEDTMTISGRGTVVTGRVERGKLNLNETVEIVGLSDEKLSTVVTGI
- a CDS encoding RING finger protein codes for the protein MDYTNKLCSKCGKPFRPEDDVVVCPECGSPYHRACWEEAGGCINTALHQSGGSWQAQQDAQNQQRKECPRCHYQNLPDAAFCSGCGMPLQPTGTPESGEPQVEMAGVRIDPDQPLLGLNPEEDLGGVTVAEMGDFVGSNQLYYLSLFTAMKRTGKKISFNAMALLFPHIFFVNRKMWLWTLLSLMVQFVLGIPSALLLMGQMEGFSLIANLFHTNTTLFQLLVSGCSLLDLAFSVFMCLYANYLYRQHAIRKITRLRARNYPLPQYREAIKRAGGTCLPLAIAFVLIWIIMQFYSTGMM